In Blastopirellula sediminis, the following proteins share a genomic window:
- the floA gene encoding flotillin-like protein FloA (flotillin-like protein involved in membrane lipid rafts) → MPNVAPWMMLAQESGGYLLYIVLGGLLALFGFVFLIILLAYGPLWFQAYMSQAGVSLFELIGMSFRQVNSRVIVKAKIMASQSGLSIDKRDGISTKRLEAHYLAGGNVMAVIHAIIAAHRAQIALDFDRAAAIDLAGRDVVEAVRTSVSPKVIDCPDPRRSGKATLSAIAKNGIELRVRAKVTVRTSLEQLIGGATEETVIARVGECIISAIGSSDTHTRVLENPDLITRAVLDRNLDAQTAYAIISIDIADIDVGENIGARLQNDQAEADTRVARAKAEQRRAEAVATEQENKAKVVLNRAKLVLAEAEVPKSMAQAFRNGSLHAQGNGELPGPNKPPV, encoded by the coding sequence ATGCCGAACGTTGCACCGTGGATGATGCTGGCCCAGGAAAGCGGCGGATATCTGCTTTACATCGTGCTCGGAGGGCTGTTGGCCCTCTTCGGCTTCGTATTCTTGATCATCTTGCTGGCGTATGGGCCCCTCTGGTTTCAGGCCTATATGTCGCAGGCCGGCGTATCGCTGTTCGAGCTGATCGGGATGAGCTTCCGCCAGGTCAACAGCCGCGTGATCGTCAAAGCGAAGATCATGGCCTCGCAATCGGGGCTCAGCATCGACAAACGCGACGGCATCAGCACCAAGCGGCTCGAAGCGCACTATCTGGCCGGCGGGAACGTCATGGCGGTGATCCACGCGATCATCGCCGCCCATCGCGCGCAGATTGCGCTCGACTTTGACCGCGCCGCGGCGATCGATCTCGCCGGACGCGACGTGGTCGAAGCGGTACGGACCAGCGTTTCGCCGAAGGTGATCGACTGTCCCGATCCGCGTCGCAGCGGCAAAGCGACTTTGAGCGCCATCGCCAAGAACGGCATCGAACTTCGCGTTCGCGCGAAAGTGACGGTCCGCACGTCGCTCGAGCAATTGATCGGCGGCGCCACGGAAGAAACCGTTATCGCCCGCGTCGGCGAATGCATCATTTCGGCGATCGGTTCCAGCGACACGCACACCCGCGTGCTCGAAAATCCTGATCTGATTACCCGCGCGGTGCTCGATCGTAATCTTGACGCGCAAACCGCTTACGCGATTATTTCGATCGACATCGCCGATATCGACGTCGGCGAAAATATCGGCGCTCGATTGCAAAACGATCAGGCCGAAGCCGACACCCGCGTCGCTCGCGCCAAAGCCGAACAGCGCCGCGCCGAAGCGGTTGCGACCGAGCAAGAGAACAAAGCGAAGGTCGTGCTCAATCGCGCGAAGCTGGTCCTGGCGGAAGCGGAAGTACCCAAGTCGATGGCCCAGGCTTTCCGTAACGGCAGCTTGCACGCTCAAGGGAACGGCGAACTTCCTGGTCCGAACAAGCCGCCGGTCTAG
- a CDS encoding DUF4013 domain-containing protein, whose product MSNDSSNPFQSPSGESFQSPSDAAGSPLSPRDSIDYLGPLSQFSEHPQWVNNLLLPSLILLIPILGAIVVWGYCFEVAAMLLTGRGERPYHGFTFDRFGDYLMRGLWVFLVSFLISLMMQVIMYVFIFGMSLVAAQLGDAGGAIVGIGAIFVPYFLMFLANLLIMPALIRVGFTKQFGDGFNFGFMIDFFKRMWLEEILVMLFTMVVAMVVGSLGMLACCVGILPAAVFIMFVTTMLYMQLYQVYVYRGGEVLQIAE is encoded by the coding sequence ATGTCCAACGATTCGTCGAATCCATTTCAGTCGCCCAGTGGAGAGTCTTTCCAATCGCCGTCGGATGCGGCCGGGTCGCCGCTGTCGCCGCGCGATTCGATCGACTATCTCGGTCCCCTATCGCAGTTTTCGGAGCACCCGCAGTGGGTTAACAACCTACTGTTGCCCTCGCTGATTCTGCTGATACCGATCCTGGGGGCGATCGTCGTCTGGGGGTACTGCTTCGAGGTGGCGGCGATGTTGCTGACCGGTCGCGGCGAACGTCCTTATCACGGTTTTACGTTTGATCGCTTCGGCGATTACCTGATGCGCGGCTTGTGGGTCTTCCTGGTCTCCTTCCTCATCAGCTTGATGATGCAGGTGATTATGTATGTTTTCATTTTCGGTATGAGCCTCGTCGCCGCCCAACTGGGAGACGCTGGCGGCGCGATTGTCGGGATTGGCGCTATTTTCGTTCCCTACTTCCTGATGTTCCTGGCTAATCTGTTGATCATGCCGGCGCTTATTCGGGTCGGCTTCACCAAGCAATTTGGAGACGGGTTTAACTTTGGCTTCATGATCGACTTCTTCAAGAGAATGTGGCTCGAAGAGATCCTAGTTATGCTGTTCACGATGGTTGTTGCCATGGTGGTCGGTTCGCTCGGTATGCTCGCATGCTGCGTCGGCATCTTGCCGGCGGCCGTTTTCATCATGTTCGTGACGACGATGCTATACATGCAGCTGTACCAAGTTTACGTTTATCGCGGCGGCGAAGTGCTTCAGATCGCCGAGTAA
- a CDS encoding carboxylesterase family protein — translation MAADQPSADQPAPGKQVAQELEVKVEGHDPEKLGYWLYLPTDYKADGEKKPLMLFLHGAGERGTDLNVVKKHGPPKLVPEKEMPFIIVSPQCSEGVWWNASEKQEALTQLLDAIEKKYNVDPTRFYCTGLSMGGFGTWSLVAKHPHKFAAAIPVCGGGDPTQADALKSTPLWAFHGDKDGAVPLKRSEEMVEAVKAAGGDVKLTIYPGVGHDSWTETYNNPEVYTWLLSHQLKKAE, via the coding sequence ATGGCCGCCGATCAACCCTCTGCCGACCAGCCGGCGCCCGGCAAGCAAGTCGCGCAAGAACTCGAAGTGAAGGTCGAAGGGCACGACCCAGAGAAATTGGGATATTGGCTCTATCTTCCCACCGACTATAAGGCCGACGGCGAAAAGAAGCCGCTGATGCTCTTTTTGCACGGCGCCGGCGAACGCGGAACCGATCTGAACGTGGTCAAAAAGCATGGCCCGCCGAAACTGGTTCCGGAAAAGGAAATGCCGTTTATCATCGTCTCGCCCCAGTGCTCTGAGGGAGTTTGGTGGAACGCCAGCGAAAAGCAGGAAGCCCTGACGCAGCTGCTCGACGCGATCGAAAAGAAGTACAACGTCGATCCGACTCGCTTCTACTGCACCGGGCTCAGCATGGGCGGCTTCGGTACCTGGTCGCTGGTCGCGAAGCACCCGCACAAGTTCGCCGCGGCGATTCCGGTTTGCGGGGGCGGCGATCCGACCCAAGCGGACGCTCTGAAATCGACGCCCCTCTGGGCGTTCCATGGCGACAAAGATGGCGCCGTGCCGCTGAAGCGGAGCGAAGAAATGGTCGAAGCGGTCAAAGCGGCCGGCGGCGACGTCAAACTGACGATTTATCCCGGAGTTGGCCACGACAGCTGGACCGAGACCTACAACAATCCAGAAGTCTATACCTGGCTGCTGTCGCATCAGTTGAAAAAGGCGGAGTAA
- the eboE gene encoding metabolite traffic protein EboE, protein MSLPDWIGYCTNVHAGANLAETEANLQKHAVRVRQLISPRKPMGVGLWLSAVTAKELRDPDRLARFRGFLNDNQLIPYTLNGFPYGNFHQAVVKHAVYEPTWIDPLRLQYTLDLAHILDELLPPGEEGSISTLPIAWGDPPLSEEAYAAVVANFLTLANELARIEQSTGRLIYVCIEPEPGCAIDTTADMIAFFQNRLFPAGDPAQIARYIRVCHDVCHAAVMCEDQSSVLSQYAAAGISVGKVQISSAIEVDFESLSEEESNAAIQRLMQFAEDRYLHQTMAETPSGERTLHEDLPAVLNALEGPPEGIWRIHFHMPIYIDAFGPLRTTQGRILDLLRQRELLAPIKHFEVETYAWTVLPPELRQEELAAGIATEIDWLKQQLR, encoded by the coding sequence TCTCTCCGCGCAAACCGATGGGAGTCGGCCTCTGGCTTTCGGCCGTGACCGCCAAAGAGCTGCGAGACCCGGATCGCCTGGCTCGCTTTCGCGGTTTCCTGAACGATAACCAGCTGATCCCTTACACGCTGAACGGTTTTCCCTACGGCAACTTTCATCAAGCGGTCGTGAAGCATGCGGTTTACGAACCGACCTGGATCGACCCGCTACGTTTGCAGTACACGCTCGACTTGGCGCACATTCTCGACGAGCTGCTGCCCCCTGGCGAAGAAGGAAGCATCTCGACGCTGCCGATCGCGTGGGGCGATCCACCGCTGAGTGAAGAAGCTTATGCCGCGGTGGTCGCCAACTTTCTCACGCTCGCCAACGAACTTGCACGGATCGAGCAATCGACCGGGCGGTTGATCTACGTTTGCATCGAACCGGAACCAGGCTGCGCGATCGACACGACCGCCGACATGATCGCCTTCTTCCAGAATCGCTTGTTCCCGGCCGGCGATCCGGCGCAAATCGCGCGCTACATCCGCGTCTGCCATGACGTTTGCCACGCGGCGGTGATGTGCGAAGACCAATCGTCGGTCTTGTCGCAATACGCGGCGGCCGGCATCAGCGTCGGCAAAGTGCAGATTTCGTCGGCGATCGAAGTCGATTTTGAGTCGCTGAGCGAAGAAGAGAGCAACGCGGCGATTCAGCGTCTCATGCAATTCGCCGAAGATCGCTATCTCCACCAGACGATGGCCGAAACGCCCAGCGGCGAGCGAACCCTGCACGAAGATCTGCCGGCGGTGCTGAACGCGCTGGAAGGTCCGCCCGAAGGGATCTGGCGGATTCACTTTCACATGCCGATTTACATCGACGCGTTCGGCCCGCTCCGCACGACCCAAGGGCGAATCCTCGACCTCCTCCGCCAACGCGAGCTGCTGGCCCCGATCAAGCACTTTGAGGTCGAGACCTATGCCTGGACGGTATTGCCCCCCGAGCTCCGCCAAGAGGAGCTGGCGGCCGGAATCGCGACCGAAATTGACTGGCTCAAGCAGCAGTTGCGCTAA